The DNA sequence ATAGGGCTGTGGAATATCTTTTCATTTTCAAACGTAGCTCAAATATAACGATGTTTTTTAAAAATTAGTGTTATTTTTCAGTATTTAGAAATATTAACTAATTTTGATTAACATTTAAATATTGTGCCATTTGAAACGGTTTGCTGTATTACTTTTGTTGTTTTATTTTCAACATCTATTTTCCCAAGTAATTGAGACTACCGCACCATTGATAATTGATGAATCTCGGTCAACAATTCGTACGCGTTTTATTCCGCCCAAAGGATTTTATTGGATAAATGAAGAACCCGGAAGTTTCAGTCAATTTCTCAATAATTTTCCGCTTCATCCACCTAATTTTCCGGTCAGAGATTTTACCGGAGTTCCTATAGAGCAGCAGCAACATCATATTGCGCTCTTAAAAATTGATGTGGGTGTTAAAAATTTGCAGCAATGCGCAGATGCGTGGATTCGTCTCTACGCTGAATATTTATGGATCAACCAAAGGTTTGATGAAATCGGATTCGAATTTACAAGCTCGCAATTTTTCACCTGGAACGATTTTAAAAAAGGAATAAGAACGAAAGAACTCAATAAAAAAGTAAGTTTCATAAAAACTGAAAAAGAAGATAATTCTTACGAAAATTTTCAAAAATATTTAGAAGTTATTTTTAGATATGCCGGCACCATTTCCTTGGATCGGGAATCGATTCCTATTAAAAATAATGCTGCCATTAAAACTGGTGATTTTCTTATAAAACCCGGAAGTCCTGGTCATTCCGTGATTATTGTTGGTGTTGCCAGAAATTTAGCTGGAAAGAAATTATATTTATTGGCCGAGAGTTTTATGCCAGCACAGGATATTCATGTTTTAGTGAATCATCAAAATCCGCAACTTTCGCCTTGGTATGAACTCGATGTTGGTGCACCGGAAACGACTACTGCAAAATATATTTTCAAACCAACTTCTATTAAAAGATTTCATGCTTTAAGGTGAAATTTACTTTGGTAAATAGATGTCGTCATCTTTTTCAATTAAAGAATACGATGAATAAATACGGTCGTTATTTGCGAAGAAGTTTTAGTTTTGCAGTTCTTTAAAAATAGTACTTTCCAACTTTCCATGAAAAATAAATTACCTAATTCGTTACTTTATCTTTTGAGCGTTTCAGCCGGTTTGGTTGTGGCGAATTTATACTACAATCAGCCTTTGCTTCATGATATTGCCTCAAGCCTTCAGGTCAAAGATGCTGAAGTGAGCAATGTCGCGCTTTCTACTCAGATTGGTTATGCTTTGGGTTTGTTGTTTATTATTCCGCTGGGTGATAAAGTCAGTAATCTAAAAATCATTAGACTGAATTTTTTAATTCTCGTTCTTTCCCTTATGGGAGCGGCACTTTCACAGTCTTTACCTCTATTAATTTTCAGTAGTTTTTTAATTGGGTTCACTTCTACACTTCCACAACTATTTGTGCCAATGGTTGCCCATCTGAGTAGTGATGAAGGACGTGGACGGGCAATCGGAATTGTAATGAGCGGATTACTAATCGGAATTTTGGGAAGTAGAGTTCTGAGTGGTTTGGTTGGTGAATATTTTGGCTGGCGCAGTGTGTTTTTTGGCGCAGCCGGTTTAATGACCATGCTTTTCTTTTTGTTAAATGCTAAACTACCAGTTATTCAACCAAAATTTGGCGAGAGTTATGCGAAATTAATGAAATCGCTTTGGTTTTATTTTAAAACAGAACCGACTTTGAGATTGGCAACTTTGCGTGGTGCTTTGGCTTTTGGAAGTTTAAGTGCGTTCTGGACCACCTTTGTTTTCCTAATGCAAGATTCTTTTGGCTACGGAAGTGCAGTTGCGGGTGGATTTGGTTTGTTTGGAATCGCTGGAGCGCTCGGTGCAACCGTTGTGGGAAAATTGAATAACCGTGTTAAAAAAAGTAAACTTATAATCTTTGGTACCATATTAATCATTGCATCGTGGTTGATATTTTTAGTTTCGCCACATTCAATTATTGGATTAATCATCGGAGTGGTGCTGATTGATTTAGGAGTACAAGGCGTTCATATCACCAACCAGAATATAGTTTTTTCTAAAAATACAGAAGCCAGAAACCGAGTGAACACCATTTATATGGTTGGGTTTTTCATCGGTGGAGCGGCAGGAACCAGTTTCGGTTCGCTTGCTTGGAATTACTTTGGATGGACTGGAGTTTCCGTGGTAGGCTTAGTATTCTCGGGAATTATTTTGATCGTTCAATTGTTGACGAATAAGAAAACGATTTAAATTGTTGTGAAAAATTATCTCGCAGATTTTGCAGATGACGCAGATTTAAAATTGTACGCAAAAAAATCTGCTTAATCTGCAAAATCTGCAGGAGTAGAAAATGATTGAGTTTTCTCAATACTCAATACTCAATATTTTAAAAATATTTTTCTTCTCACCCAAGTTTAAAATAGCTTGTTCACCAATCTTTTTATGCAACAATGCTTTCGCTAAAGGAGTAATAAATGATATTTTCTTTTTTGAAATATTAGCTTCGTCAACACCAACCAGCTGGAAAGTTTGCGTTGAGTTATTTTCTACATTTTTAAAAGTGACCGTTGCACCAATATGAATTTCATCTTGTGGCAATTTCTTTGGATCGATGATTTTCGCTGAGGTAATTCTCTCATTCAATAACTGAAGTTTCGCATTGATATGATTAAAAGAAATTCGGTATTCTTTCTCTTGCGATGGATCTAAATTGTCCTGTTCTTTAAGAAGAATTTCTTTTTCTTCCAGTAAAGAATTCATTCCATTTTGGGTGACGAAATTTTCGGTTCCAATTGGTAAATCGGCTCTGGGCGGAACTATTGGAACTTCTTCCTGATCATCTTCTTTTACAAATCCTCTGCTCATAATTTAAATTTAAGTAGAATTAATGCAATTTCCAGACCTTGTTTTTTAGAGTTATAAAATTAAACAAAAACTTCCAGAACGAAAAGTTCCGGAAGTTTCTTTAAATTATTTCGTCGGATTATTAATCACAATTTCCATCAACATCACAGCTTTCGCCGCCGTAGATGATTTGTAAACCTTTGTCTCCGGCAGAAAATTCCTTCCAAGAACTTTCTAAAACATCTGTAAATGCTGCGGGAGGTTGCGCTCCTGAAACTCCATATTTATCATTAATAACAAAAAACGGAACGCCGCTGATGCCCATTTGTTGAGCCAACATCATATCGCGCGTTACTTCCATTCCAAGATCGTCTGAAACTAAAGCTTCTTTTATTTCGTCTTCGTTTAAAGAAACCGATTTTCCAATTTCAATTAAAGTCGCTTCATCATCAATGTTTTTTCCATCGATAAGTTGCGCTTTAAATAAAGCTTCTTCAGTTTCGTTGGCTAGATTTTTCGTCGCAGCCAATTGTAGTAAAAGATGCGCTCTGTAGGAATTAGCAACTTTCTGGTGGTCGAAATTAAAATCAATTCCGGCTGCTTTTCCAGCTTTGTAAACGTGTTCATACATTTCTTTGGCTTGGTCCACAGAAACTCCTTTTGCTTCAGAAAAATACTGCAAAGAACTTATCTCCGGTTGTGTTTTCAAGTTTGGATCAAGTTGAAAACTATGCCAGGTTACTTCAATTTTATCTTTGTCTGGAAACTGTTCCAAAGCTTTTTCAAAATTCTTTTTTCCAACATAACAAAACGGACAACGAATGTCACTCCAAATATCTACTTTCATAACTTTTTATTTTTAAGAATAACAAAGATACAAATCTTAAAATCCATTGTTCTTGACTTATGATATAAACCGCGTCAGTGTTTTTTAATAACTTACATTCAATTAATAAATGCAACGGTTAATAAAAGACTGCTGGGATAGCTTCTGTTCCTAGGAACAGAAGCTATCCCAGCAGTCGGCGAAAAATTTCATCTTATCTTTGGGTTGCAAAACTCTAAAAACAGATGGCTCATTTAACGTTGGAACAAAGATACCAAATAGAAACTTATAGAAGTACTGGAATCAGCATTTCTGAAATAGCCAACTTTGTAGGCAAAGACAAAAGTGTAATTTCCAGAGAAATCAAGCGAAATGCGGATCAAAGAAGTGGGACATACAAAGCAAAATTAGCCGATAAAAAGGCTCAAAATAGGCATCAAATAAAAAGGAAAAAAATGCTCATTAACAGCAGAGATAGAAGTGAATATTTTGTGTTATTTGATTAAGGATTATAGCCCAGAACAGATCGTGGGTAGATCTAAAGTTGATAAGGTAAGTATGGTATCTGGTGAAAGAATTTACCAATACATTTGGGAAGATAAACGCAGAGGAGGTAAATTGTATCGGCATCTTCGAACCCAGGGAAAGAAGTATAAAAAAAGAGGTCATTTAAAAGACAAAAGAGGTCTTATTGTTGGTAGAGTGGACATTAGTCAGCGCCCTTCAATAGTTGAAAAGAAGAATAGATTAGGAGATTTAGAAATAGATTTGGTCATAGGGAAAGATCACAAAGGAGCCTTACTAACTATTAATGACAGAGCCTCTGGTGTACTATTTATGGGAAAAGTAGGTAGTAAAGAAGCTGCTGAAATTGAGAAGAAAACCATCGAGTTATTACAAGATTGGAAACCTCTGATCAAAACTATAACCTCTGACAATGGAAAAGAATTTGCAAATCATCAAGCGATAGCAGAAGCACTCAATATAAGCTACTATTTTGCCAAACCATACCACAGTTGGGAAAGAGGAGCGAATGAAAATTTGAATGGATTAATAAGACAATATTTTCCTAAAAAGCATAACTTTGAAAATATCACAAAAGAACAAATACAAGATGTAACTTATATTTTAAACAATAGACCTAGGAAAAGATTTGGGTACAAAACGCCCAATGAAATATTTGCCGAACAACTAAATAATTTTGATCATGTTGCATTTATTACTTGAATCCACCTAATGTAAAAAAAACAGTCTTTAAAAACAACGAAAAGAAAATCAGGGCGAAACCTTTAATTTAAAATAGAAATCTACATTCCTAATATTCCACCATACTTCAGTACCAAATACCATAAAGTTAAAGTCACAAATGACAGAGGAATTCCCACACCGAGAATTAAGTTACAAAACTTTGGTTCCAAACGATGTGCTGAGGCGATAATGGCTGCCGTTACCATTGGTCCCATGGCGGATTCTAAAAAAGCAACTTCGATCATTTCTCCTCTTTGTTTTAAAATGATGAAATAGAGGATAAAAATAACCGCTGGAAATAAAATGAGTTTAAATAAAAGTCCCCAAAAGAGAGGTTTTGCATCGCTGTCTAATTTCTGCCATCTGAGTTGGCTGCCCACTGAAACCAAAGCAAGCGGGACTGTTGTTGCACCAAGTTTTGCAAATACATCATCAATTACAAATGGTATATTGACATTAGATACATTTAAAATCACCGCAATGACAAACGCAATAAATGGCGGGAATCTTAAAATCTTTTTAATGATTTCAGAGATTGCAATTTTATCACCTGAATAAAAACTGGCAATCGTAATTCCCAGAGTTGAAAGCGCTACAAAAGATCCGGGTTGATCAACAAGCATCACTATTTTTATTCCGCTTTCGCCATATAATGATTGAATGACCGGAATTCCCACAAAAGAAGTATTTCCAAAACCGGCACATAAAATTAAAGCACCAATCAACGCTTTTGACCAATTCATTTTCTTACCTAAAAAACTAAAAAATAGAAGGGCTAAAATGATATTGATCCACGGAACCATTACAGGAAATAGCACCTGCATGTTTAAGGTGATTTTCGGAATATAATAAAGTGATAGCGCAGAAAGTGAAATGTTAATCACAAAAGAATTCAAGGCAAGATGTCCGTTTTCTGGAAACAGTTTCGCTTTCCGAAGAAAAAATCCCAGAAATAAACATAGAAAAAGTATAATTAGATTAGACAAATTTTAATTTTATTGAAGGTTTTCTTGAACTAAAAATAGCGAAAATAATTAGAATAAAGGTAGTAAAAACTCCCGCAGATCAAGCAGATGGAGCAGATTTGAATAATGTTAATCTGCGTCATCTGCAAAATCTGCGGGAGCCTATTTTTGTGATATTACTAATAATCTACAAACTTGCTTCGTAAGCACTCCAACCAGCAATCTTATAAGTCAAAGCAGATTTTTCAGCGTCAGTAGATTTATAAATCCCACGACCTACAATAATGAAATCAGTTTCCAGTTGTGTAAATGCGTGTTCCGGTGTGTTGTATTGTTGACCTTTTCCGTCGCCAGCATCAGCCAAGTTAATTCCCGGCGTAAATAAAAGTAATTCGTTTGGAACCTTATTTTGAGCGACACCACCGAAAACGTTCGGATGAGATAACGCAATTTTAGTTGCGTCTTCGCGATAATCAGCATCCGTCAAAGTTCCTTTTGAAGACATTCCTATAATCGCAACAACGCCCACATTTCTGAAGCAGTCGAGTGAATCGTAGCCAGCAATTACTTGCGCTGTAACGAAATCAGCCCAGTTCGAAATCTTGTAAGTCCCGTACGCAAACTGTAATTCCTGAGTGTTTCCAATATCTGCAAATTTGCGGTCTTCCATTAAAAGGAAGTTGTATTTGGTCGCTAAATCTTTTAATGGTAAAATGGTATTGTCTGAATCGAAATCGATTAAAATATCGATATGTGTTTTCAGAGCAACGATGTGTGGACCGACTTTTTCAGCCAAGGCCAATAATTCCTGAGTAGTCGTAACATCTGCGGAAACAATAAGATTTGACTTTTTTTCAATCGCAATTTCCAATAGTTTTTGTGCAATAGAATGGTCGCAAATATCTAATTTCTGTTCGTAAGAAAGTCTTTTTTCTTCTTCAAATTTCACCACATTGCCAGCGAGGAAATCGTTGATTCTTTCAACTTCATCATCGGTTAAATGTCCTTCATCTTTTAGTATTTTGCAAACTTCAGAAATGGTAAAAAGAGAATGAACGCGGAATCCTTTGCTTTCCAAAATTTCCCGTCCACCTTGTTGTCTGTCTAAAACAACCACAATATCAGAAACGGTAATTCCTTCATTTTCGATTTCCGGAATCGTTTCCAGCAATGAAGCACCGGAGGTAATAACATCTTCAACTAAAAGACAGTTTTGCCCGGGAGTAAAAATCCCTTCAAGAATTTTTTTAGTGCCATATTGCTTAGCTTCTTTACGTTTGATAATCAAAGGAAGATAACTTTCCAAAGACATTGCAGTTGCCATCGGAAGTGCCGCGTAAGGAACGCCACAGATCAAATCGAAATTATCCAATGGAAGCATATCCAATAAATAATTAGCGAGCAATTTCAGAATCTTAGGATCAGAAGCGAGTGGACGCAAATCCACATAAAAAGGGCTTTCTATTCCTGATTTCAGGGTAAACCTGCCAAACTTAATGATGCCGAGTTTATAACACTCGAGAAAAAATTCTTTCTTAGTTTCCATTTACTTTTTACTTTATCACAAAGTTAATATTTTCAGGCAAACTCGAGGAAAGATAAAAGGTTAAAAAACCCTAAAAAGTAAATTATTTTCCTTCTATATAATTGGAAATTAAATTCACTTTAATAAAGAAAAAAAAATAAACAGGTATTCTGAATTGGCCAGTTAGCAGTCCAGATGTTTGCATACAATTTCCTCAAACTGATCAAGATCAAAAGGCTTGGCAATAAAATCATCAGCTTTGGCTTCGGCAGCCAACTCACTGATATTGCTGTTGGCAGAAAAATAAATAACCGGAATGTTTTTTAATTCATCGTTGGCTTTGATTAATCTTGTAGCTTCAATTCCGCTAATGTCCGGCAACCAATTATCCATGAAAATAAGATCGGGCAAAAAGTCCTTTACCTGTTGTTCGATACCATTGGTCGTAGGCGAAGTTTTTACTTCAAATCCGAGATCCTTTAAAATTTCAGTACACAACTCGAGAATTTCCAGATTGTCATCAAAAATAAATACTTTTTTGTTTTTTTTTATAGCGGTATTTTCGGTCATTTTTATAGTTGGTTTATGTAGTTCGCCATCTCTTCTAAATCAAGTATCGCATCAATTGCGACATGATCCATTGCATATTCTGGCATAAAAGGTACGATTGCAGAAGCCGGATTTTGAATAATTGCGAGACCTCCGTTTTCTTTTACTTTCTGCAGTCCCACTGTTCCATCACTGTTGGCACCAGAGAGTAGCAAACATACGAGATTTTCTCCGAATACCTGAGCGGCACTTTCGAAAGTGACATCAATGGATGGTCGTGAAAAATTAACTTTTTCAGAAGCATCCAGTGAAAAGGTTTTATTGTTTTCGATAAGTAAATGATAGTTGGGAGGAGCGATGTAGATCGTGGATGCTTTCATTTCTTCTTTTTCTTCCAGTTCATTTACTTTCAGTTTTGTTTTGCTGCTTAAAAGGTCGGTTAGCAAACTTTCTTTTCCCGGTTTGCGGTGAAGTACAATAATAATAGGAAATGGGAGCAAAGGATTAAGGTCCGGCAGTACTTTTAAAAGTACATCCAGACTGCCGGCAGATCCGCCTATAACCAATGCTTCACAATATTTCATTTATTGAATTTTACGCCAGATCTTTCCGGTTTCTAATCTTTCAAAGTTCTTGGAAATTGGGGAAAAATCCAGAGTTTCCTTCGTGCCTAAAGCAAGATAGCCAAATTTTTCTAAACTGTTATCAAACAGCTCGAACACTTTGGATTGCAAAGGTCTATCAAAATAAATAATTACATTTCGACACAAGATCAACTGAAACTCATTGAATGAATTGTCTGAAACTAAATTGTGCGTTGAAAAAATAATCTTCGTTTTTAAATCATCGTTGAGTTTTCCCAATGAATAATTGGCAGTGTAATAATCAGAAAATTGTTCACTTCCGCCGGAGGCAATATAATTCTCGGTATATAATTTTATTTTGCTCATCGGAATCATTGACTGCGCAGCGTTTTCTAAAACAGCACTGTTGATATCCGTGGCATAAATGAGCGACTTGTGGAGTAGATTAAGTTCTTTTAAAAGTATCGCAACAGAATACGCTTCTTCACCAGTACTGCATCCGGCAATCCAAATGCGAATAAAAGGATAAGTTCCAAGTCGGGGTAAAATGTCATTTCTTAAAGTTTTATAAAACTCTGGATCTCGGAACATCTCAGTAACATTAATAGTTACCTGCTCCAGAAATCGTTTAAAATAAGCGGGTTCTGTTCTGATTTTATATCTGAATTCTGCAAAACTTACAAAACCATCCATGCCGTAAAGCCGCAGAATCCTTCGCTTTAAAGAAGCCCGCGAATATCCCGTAAAATCGTAACCGTAAACTTCCAGTACATCTGAGAGTAGCGTTTCGACATATTCATCATTGTGTTCTGTGGAATTCACGGTCAGTCGATTAATTGGTTAAGTAACAGTAGAAGTTCATCAACATTTACCGGCTTCGAAATGTAACCATCTGCGCCGGCCTCCATGCATTTTTCTCGGTCACCTGTCATGGCTTGTGCGGTAATTGCGATTACAGGAATGTTTTTCAGTTCTTTGTCGCTTTTCATTTTTCCAATGGCTTCATAACCGTCCATTTCCGGCATCATCATGTCCATAAGAACGACACCAACATTTTTATTGGAAGAAAGCATTTTTAATCCCTGATTGGCACTCAACGCAGAAATACATTGAAATTTTTTTGCTTTGAGCACTGCGCTGAGCGCAAATATATTTTTACTGTCATCATCGATGATGAGAATCTCTTTTTCGTTTTTCATAAACTGAACTTTAGATTTTGTCGTATAACCAGACTCTTAATAAAGAAACCATTTGGTCAATATCTACGGGTTTTGAAATGTAATCTGAGGCACCTACTGCGATACATTTTTCGCGGTCGCCCATCATGGCTTTTGAGGTTACTGCCAAAACAGGTAGATTTTTAAATTGCGATGAACTTCTAATTTCACGGATGGTTTCGTAGCCGTCCATTTCAGGCATCATCATATCCATCAAAACAATATCAATGGCTGGATTTTCTCTTAAAATGTTCATGGCTTCTTTTCCATCCATTGCAGGAATTACTTTCATTCCTTGTATTTCAAGCGCTTTTGTAAGGGAAAAAATATTACGCACATCATCGTCTGCAAGAAGTACCGTTTTGTTTTTAAGGATGTTTCTTAACTCTCCTAAATTTTCAAAACCGTCTGATCTATCTCCTTTTTTCTTCTGTTTCTCTTCTACGAGATGAAGGAATAAACCAGCTTCATCTAAAATACGTTGATAGGAATACGCAGTTTTAACAACGATAGAATCTGCATATTTTTTAATTCGGTTTTCTTCACCCTGAGAAAGACTTTTTCCTGTAAACACAATAATAGGAAGTTGTTCTAATCCTTTGTTTTGCTTAATGGTTTCAAGAGTATCATAAGCATTTCTGCCAGGCATTCCCATATCCAGAATTACGCAATCTATTTCCTGTTTTTTAAGAGCGTCAATGCTTTCCGAAACATTACTCACGATGTCTGTGGTGATGCTGTTGGCACTTAGAAAATAACTTAATGCTTTGGCATGCTGCTCATTTTCTTCTACAATCAAAACTTTTTTGGGCGAACGGTTCATCGCATTTTCAAGTTTCTTAAAAACTTCCTGCATTTGATCCAAAGCAAAAGGTTTATTAATAAAATCAACTGCTCCTCTTAATAAACTCTCCTGTTTAAATTTCATTGAGGACATGATATGCACAGGAATCGGTTTTGTTTCCGGATTAGATTTCAACGCTTCCATTACTTGCCAGCCGTCCATTATCGGTAACTGAATATCCAGTAAAATAGCAAGCGGTTTAAAGTGTTGAGCCAATTCAATACCGACATCACCGCGCACTGCTGCAATAACCTTATAGTTCTTCGTGCGGGAAAAATCCATAAGTATTTTTGCAAAAGCGGTATCATCTTCAATAATCAAAATCACTTTGTCTCCTGCGACAATATTTTCGCGGTCATCCGGAATAGGTTGTGGAATATGATCTGCGATAAATCGTTCCGGCTGTTTTGCGACTTCCACGATTGGATACGGCTGACTTTGAAGTTGCAATTGATTTTCATCTCTGGATTCTTCTGTAAAATAAACAGGTACAGTCAGCGTAAATTCACTACCGACTCCTTCCGTACTTTTTAAATCTATTTCTCCACCCAGTAAACGAGCCAGTTCTCGACTGATGGAAAGGCCTAAACCTGTACCGCCATATTTTCGTTGGGTAGATCCGTCGGCTTGTTGAAAGGCTTCAAAAACCATACGCAGCTTATCTTTCGGAATACCAATTCCTGTATCGATTACCGTGAATCGAACTTTCTGTTTGGTCTCATCATTCGAAATTTTTAAAGTGATGCTTCCTTGTGATGTGAACTTAATTGCATTGGAAAGTAAATTTTTAAGGACTTGCTCTAAACGCATTTTATCAGTACTTAATACTCTCGAAGTTTCAGGTTCGATTTCTATATTTAAAGCTAATTTCTTTTCATTTGCAACTGGTTTAAATAACATCTGCATATCTGAGGTTATTTCTTCTAAAGGAACCTCATTAATTTCCAAGGTCATCTTACCAGATTCAATTTTAGAAAGATCTAATATTTCGTCGATAAGCGTTAATAAACCTTGTCCAGAACTTTGCATCACTGCCGCATATTCAACATATTGTTCGTCAAGATCATCGCTTTCAGTCATCAGTTTTGAAAGCAGTAAGATTGAATTAAGCGGGGTGCGCAATTCATGTGACATGTTGGCCAAAAATTCTGATTTGTATTTGGTGCTTTGCTCCAGTTCAATCGATTTCTGTTGAATTGAAATATTGCGTTCTTCAATCAGAGCATTCTTTTCTTCTAATAAGCCGGTTCGTTCTTCCAGCTCCTGATTACTTTGCATTAATTCTTCCTGCTGAACGCGCAATTCTTCTTCAGAGGCGAGAAGTTTCTGCGACTGTGCTTCAAGTTCTTCATTGATGTTTTCCAGTTCGGCATGCTGGGTTTGAAGTTCTTCCGATTGTGCCTGAGTTTCCTCCAGCAATTCCTGCATTTTAATTCTGCTTTGTGCTCCGTAAAATGCCAGGCCGATATTTCCTGCTACAGAATGAAGGTATTCTAATTGAAGCGGAGAGTAGTCGCCCGTTGTACCTAATTCAATAACACCCAACGGAATGTTATATCTGGTAATCGGGATTGCAATAATATTATTTGGCTTTGTTCTTCCTGTGGCATAACTTATTGTAGCCGCATTATCCGGGATGTTTTTCAATACGATCTGTTTTGCAGATCGGAAGGCTTCACCAGCGATTCCTTCTCCAATTTTCAGTGTCGTTTTAATTTCACTATGATCGATTGCATAAGTTCCGGTCAAGTATAATTGATTGTCTTCTCCCTGTAAATAAATGGCAGCTAAACGGCTTTGGGTATGTTCTGTAATACTTTCTAAAATATCTGTGGCCAGTTTTTCAATGCTTTTTTCGCCCATGGTTCGGTCATTAAGCTGCGCGACAGAAGAGCTTAGCCATTCTTTTTCCTCTAATGTATTAAAGGAATTCTGAAGGGACTGAGCCATATTGTTCAGCGGTTCTGCAACGCTTCCCAAACTGTTTTTAGCATTCTGATCCAATAGGATATTATAATCACCATCTGAAATTTGTGCAGTTACCTTTTCAATAGCGGAAAGACGGTTTACACTTTCTTCGTTCTTTTCTTCTAATTCATTTGTTAGCTTATTCTTTTCATTAAAATCCTGGGAAACTTTGCGGAAGAATACAA is a window from the Kaistella flava (ex Peng et al. 2021) genome containing:
- a CDS encoding DUF4846 domain-containing protein, which encodes MKRFAVLLLLFYFQHLFSQVIETTAPLIIDESRSTIRTRFIPPKGFYWINEEPGSFSQFLNNFPLHPPNFPVRDFTGVPIEQQQHHIALLKIDVGVKNLQQCADAWIRLYAEYLWINQRFDEIGFEFTSSQFFTWNDFKKGIRTKELNKKVSFIKTEKEDNSYENFQKYLEVIFRYAGTISLDRESIPIKNNAAIKTGDFLIKPGSPGHSVIIVGVARNLAGKKLYLLAESFMPAQDIHVLVNHQNPQLSPWYELDVGAPETTTAKYIFKPTSIKRFHALR
- a CDS encoding MFS transporter, with the protein product MKNKLPNSLLYLLSVSAGLVVANLYYNQPLLHDIASSLQVKDAEVSNVALSTQIGYALGLLFIIPLGDKVSNLKIIRLNFLILVLSLMGAALSQSLPLLIFSSFLIGFTSTLPQLFVPMVAHLSSDEGRGRAIGIVMSGLLIGILGSRVLSGLVGEYFGWRSVFFGAAGLMTMLFFLLNAKLPVIQPKFGESYAKLMKSLWFYFKTEPTLRLATLRGALAFGSLSAFWTTFVFLMQDSFGYGSAVAGGFGLFGIAGALGATVVGKLNNRVKKSKLIIFGTILIIASWLIFLVSPHSIIGLIIGVVLIDLGVQGVHITNQNIVFSKNTEARNRVNTIYMVGFFIGGAAGTSFGSLAWNYFGWTGVSVVGLVFSGIILIVQLLTNKKTI
- a CDS encoding GreA/GreB family elongation factor yields the protein MSRGFVKEDDQEEVPIVPPRADLPIGTENFVTQNGMNSLLEEKEILLKEQDNLDPSQEKEYRISFNHINAKLQLLNERITSAKIIDPKKLPQDEIHIGATVTFKNVENNSTQTFQLVGVDEANISKKKISFITPLAKALLHKKIGEQAILNLGEKKNIFKILSIEY
- a CDS encoding DsbA family protein; this encodes MKVDIWSDIRCPFCYVGKKNFEKALEQFPDKDKIEVTWHSFQLDPNLKTQPEISSLQYFSEAKGVSVDQAKEMYEHVYKAGKAAGIDFNFDHQKVANSYRAHLLLQLAATKNLANETEEALFKAQLIDGKNIDDEATLIEIGKSVSLNEDEIKEALVSDDLGMEVTRDMMLAQQMGISGVPFFVINDKYGVSGAQPPAAFTDVLESSWKEFSAGDKGLQIIYGGESCDVDGNCD
- a CDS encoding AEC family transporter translates to MSNLIILFLCLFLGFFLRKAKLFPENGHLALNSFVINISLSALSLYYIPKITLNMQVLFPVMVPWINIILALLFFSFLGKKMNWSKALIGALILCAGFGNTSFVGIPVIQSLYGESGIKIVMLVDQPGSFVALSTLGITIASFYSGDKIAISEIIKKILRFPPFIAFVIAVILNVSNVNIPFVIDDVFAKLGATTVPLALVSVGSQLRWQKLDSDAKPLFWGLLFKLILFPAVIFILYFIILKQRGEMIEVAFLESAMGPMVTAAIIASAHRLEPKFCNLILGVGIPLSFVTLTLWYLVLKYGGILGM
- the pyrF gene encoding orotidine-5'-phosphate decarboxylase — protein: METKKEFFLECYKLGIIKFGRFTLKSGIESPFYVDLRPLASDPKILKLLANYLLDMLPLDNFDLICGVPYAALPMATAMSLESYLPLIIKRKEAKQYGTKKILEGIFTPGQNCLLVEDVITSGASLLETIPEIENEGITVSDIVVVLDRQQGGREILESKGFRVHSLFTISEVCKILKDEGHLTDDEVERINDFLAGNVVKFEEEKRLSYEQKLDICDHSIAQKLLEIAIEKKSNLIVSADVTTTQELLALAEKVGPHIVALKTHIDILIDFDSDNTILPLKDLATKYNFLLMEDRKFADIGNTQELQFAYGTYKISNWADFVTAQVIAGYDSLDCFRNVGVVAIIGMSSKGTLTDADYREDATKIALSHPNVFGGVAQNKVPNELLLFTPGINLADAGDGKGQQYNTPEHAFTQLETDFIIVGRGIYKSTDAEKSALTYKIAGWSAYEASL
- a CDS encoding response regulator, whose amino-acid sequence is MTENTAIKKNKKVFIFDDNLEILELCTEILKDLGFEVKTSPTTNGIEQQVKDFLPDLIFMDNWLPDISGIEATRLIKANDELKNIPVIYFSANSNISELAAEAKADDFIAKPFDLDQFEEIVCKHLDC
- a CDS encoding chemotaxis protein CheB, producing MKYCEALVIGGSAGSLDVLLKVLPDLNPLLPFPIIIVLHRKPGKESLLTDLLSSKTKLKVNELEEKEEMKASTIYIAPPNYHLLIENNKTFSLDASEKVNFSRPSIDVTFESAAQVFGENLVCLLLSGANSDGTVGLQKVKENGGLAIIQNPASAIVPFMPEYAMDHVAIDAILDLEEMANYINQL
- a CDS encoding CheR family methyltransferase, giving the protein MNSTEHNDEYVETLLSDVLEVYGYDFTGYSRASLKRRILRLYGMDGFVSFAEFRYKIRTEPAYFKRFLEQVTINVTEMFRDPEFYKTLRNDILPRLGTYPFIRIWIAGCSTGEEAYSVAILLKELNLLHKSLIYATDINSAVLENAAQSMIPMSKIKLYTENYIASGGSEQFSDYYTANYSLGKLNDDLKTKIIFSTHNLVSDNSFNEFQLILCRNVIIYFDRPLQSKVFELFDNSLEKFGYLALGTKETLDFSPISKNFERLETGKIWRKIQ
- a CDS encoding PleD family two-component system response regulator; the encoded protein is MKNEKEILIIDDDSKNIFALSAVLKAKKFQCISALSANQGLKMLSSNKNVGVVLMDMMMPEMDGYEAIGKMKSDKELKNIPVIAITAQAMTGDREKCMEAGADGYISKPVNVDELLLLLNQLID